A part of Carettochelys insculpta isolate YL-2023 chromosome 1, ASM3395843v1, whole genome shotgun sequence genomic DNA contains:
- the LOC142001671 gene encoding olfactory receptor 52E2-like, protein MSNSSATVFTNPSHFILLGIPGLEAAHVWISIPFCAMYIIALLGNFTILFLVTTERSLHEPMYYFLCMLAVTDLVLSTSIMPKMLAIFYFNNREIDFNSCFTQMFFIYGVFLMESGIFVAMALDRYVAICHPLRYSAILTNPVLAFSALAIVLRGIIFVLPSVLLARQWPYCKSIISHTQCGHMGVVSQACADVRISSYYGIFLVVLVHGVDVLFVMASYGPILRAILRLPRKDDQLKTFGTCSSHLCAIFFFYIPGLFSSLIFRFVQNVPLYFNVLMANLCFLVPPMLNPIIYGVKTKQIRDRLLALFTHKGT, encoded by the coding sequence ATGTCGAACTCCAGCGCAACCGTCTTCACCAACCCCTCCCacttcatcctgctgggcatccctggcctggaggcagcccacgtctggatctccatccccttctgtgccATGTACATCATAGCCCTCTTGGGAAACTTCACCATCCTCTTTCTTGTGACGACAGAGCggagcctccatgagcccatgtactatttcctctgcatgctggccgTCACGgacctggtcctgtccacctccaTCATGCCCAAAATGCTGGCGATCTTTTACTTCAATAACAGGGAGATTGACTTCAATTCCTGCttcacccagatgttcttcattTACGGTGTCTTCCTGATGGAGTCCGGGATCTTTGTGGCCATGGCGCTggatcgctacgtggccatctgccacccccTGAGGTATTCCGCCATCCTGACCAACCCCGTCTTGGCCTTCAGTGCACTGGCCATCGTACTGCGCGGCATCATATTCGTGCTGCCCTCTGTCCTCCTGGCACGCCAGTGGCCGTATTGCAAATCCATCATCAGCCACACTCAGTGTGGGCACATGGGTGTGGTGAGTCAGGCCTGTGCTGACGTCCGCATCAGTAGCTACTACGGCATTTTCCTGGTGGTCTTGGTGCATGGTGTAGATGTGCTTTTTGTTATGGCATCCTATGGCCCTATCCTCAGGGCCATCTTACGCCTTCCCAGAAAGGACGACCAGCTCAAGACTTTTgggacctgcagctcccacctgtGTGCCATCTTCTTCTTTTACATCCCAGgtctcttctcttccctcatCTTCCGTTTTGTACAGAATGTGCCACTCTATTTCAATGTTCTCATGGCCAacctgtgcttcctggtgccccccatgctaaaccccatcatctatggggtgaAAACCAAGCAGATCCGGGACAGGCTGCTCGCACTATTCACACACAAAGGCACTTAA